The Deinococcus puniceus genome segment CTATGCGGATGCCGCCCTCGCCGGGATTGAAGAGGCTCTGGAGTTGCTGGTTCAGCATATCCACGCCCAGCGGCCCCTTCCGCATAGGCGTCAGCACTTGCACCTGACCGGGGCCACCCAATTCGCGCACCATCAGGGCCACGCGGCGGGCACCTCCATCGGTGTCGGTGAGGGTCAGATTCAGACGGGGGTCGCCCCATTCCGGCGCTTGGCCGTGCAAGAGGCCGTGTGCAGCGCGAATAATCGGGTTTTCGGCGGCTTGGCGGTACACGGTACTCAGGCGCACGGTGGGGGCCACGTTTGCCAGCGTGAGCAGAGGCAACCCCGCGTCTACGGGTGGCAATTGGTCGGTGTCGCCCACCAGCAGCACCCGCGCTCCGGGCGGCACGGCGGCCAGCAGTGACAGCATCAGCGCGTCGCCGCACATGCTGACCTCATCCACAATAAGCAGGTCGTAGGGCGCGGGTTCAAGGTGGTTATGCCGGAAGCCCTGCGGCCCGAAACCCAACAGGCGGTGAATGGTGCTGGCGCTGCGGCCCGTGACCTCTCCGAGACGGCGGGCGGCCTTGCCGGTGGGCGCACACAGCCCCACTTCTAAGCCCAGCTTTTCGGCAAGGTCAGCGACGGCGCGGGTGGTGGTGCTTTTGCCTGTGCCGGGGCCGCCTGTCAGGACAACCAAGCGCTGTTCTTCCAAAAGGTGCAGCACGCGGGCCTGATCTTCGCTGAGACCCTTGTCGGCTCCGGCGGGCACCATCCAGTCGTCGGCGGGGGGCGTCGCCAGCAACGTGCGAATCAGGCTCGCCAGTTTCTTTTCAGCCCGTAGAACATGGGGCAAGTAAATGCGGCTCTTGTCGGCCTCATCTTCCTGCCCTCTAAGCAGGGGCGGTGTATCGTCGGACAGTCGGCCCAATTCCACAGCGGTATCCACGGCAATGGTCGCCTGCGCCGCCGACACGCGGGTGTAATGCGCCACGCCCCGTTCGGCCCGGAAGCGTGGCAGGTAGGAATGCCCGCCCTGCTGCGCGGCTTGCTGCAACGCGTACACGGCGGCGGCAGTGAGGCGGCGGGCGTCGTCGTGCGGCATGCCGAGTGTCGTCGCCAGCTTATCGGCGGTCAGGAAGCCGATGCCTTCCACTTCGGTCAGGGCGTACAGGTCGGCGGTCAGGCGCTCCAGCGCAACCTCTCCGAAGTGTTTGACGGCCCGCTGCGCCTGCGAAATGCTGAGGCCCAACCCCTGCAAGCCCGCCAGCAAGCGCCGCTCCAGCCCCTGCTGAGACCAACTGGACACCATTTTGTGCAGCGTGCTTTGGGTGACTCCCGGCACTTGCAGCAGCTTTTGCGGATCGCTTTCCAAAATGTCAAAGGTGGCGGGGCCGAACATGCGGGCAATCCGTCCGGCCAGCACCTTACCCACGCCGCCCACACGGGCTTCCAGATAGGCCGCGATCCCGGCTTCGGTCAGATCGGCGGGCGTGGCCTCCAGCACCATGTTCAGCACGCGGTACTGGTAGCCGTACTCGCGGTGTTCTTCCATCACTACTTCGGCGCTGAAGGTGTCTCCGGCTTCCAGCGGGGCCATGACGCCAATGACGGTGGCGTCCGGGTCTTCCCCATCGGTGTTGCGGATGGTGGCGGTCATGACCGTAAACCCGGTATCGGAGCGGAAGCGCACCCGGTTGACGCTGCCCGTGACCCGCACGGTTTCAAGGGCATTGGTCATGGCTGGCCCCACCAGAATCGGCCCTGCACACGCCGGATTGCAAACAAATTCAGAGGGGCGGGTGCATCGGACATAGACCTACAGAATACGCCCCCAGCGGAATGACTGCGGGTCTTGCTGGGAAGGAAGTGGGAAGGCATGGGGGAACTCCTGTGGATGGGCAAGGTGCAGAGTGCTTTGGTTAAAGCGATTTGGCAGCGCAGAAGAAGGCGGCCAGCGCGTGCTTGGCTGACCGCTCATTGGGAGTGGAGATATAACAAAGCAATCGCTTTGCTCACTCACCCCCTCCCCAACCCTCCCCCCTCAAGGGAGAGGGAGCAAAAACAAAGTTTCACGAGTTCCCTTAGACCCTTAGACCCTTAGATCCTTAGACCTTCACGCCCTCAATTCGACTGTACCAACCGCCGAATTTCCCCCGACGCGATATACGATTTGCCGTCCGGCGCGGTGTTCACTTCGTCTACCACGTACAGCAGCCCGTCTTCCCGAATGCTGCGGGGAAAGCGCATGTTCCAGTCGGGCTCGTAGCCGTCCTGCACCACACGGGCGCGGAGTTTGCTGCCTTCTTTCACGCACTGAACCAGAATTCCCCCGGTAGACGTATCGGTGACTTCCAGATCGGCGGCGGTTTTGGCGGCTTTGGTCACGCCACTGCTGGCGCTGCTGCGGCTGCGCGTCTGCGCGCCCCCGCCGATGCTAATGCCCTGAAGCGGATCGCTTTCGCCGGGGCGCACCACACGGCGAATCTCTCCGGTCACGCGGTAAAAGCTGCCGTCGGCGCTGGTGTCGAGGCCCCCCACCACGTACCGCGCTCCATCGGCCCGCAGCGCACGCGGGAACTGCACGTTCATGGCCGAATCGAAGCCCTCCGAGACCGCCTTGACACGCAATCTGCCGCCATCACGCACGCACAGCAGTTCTATGCCGCCTGCCGCATCGTCCACCACAGGCAGGGCCAGCACCGCCGTATCCACCGTGACGCCGCGCCCCTGCAAGTCGGCACGGCCCCGGCCCAAGCCCTGAAACGACTGGTCGCGCAACTCCTTGCGGCTGTCGTTGTCGAAGCGGCGCGAGGCGATGCGGCCCGCGTAGTGCTCCAGTTGCTCCAGCTCTTCGGCAATCTCGAAGTGTTCTTGCAGGCCCGCCGAATTCAGGTCACGGATCAGGCCGCGCAGCACGGCTTCGGCCTCTTCAGCCTTGCCGTTGTCGGCCAGTTCTACAGCGCGTTCTTTGGCACGGGCAATTCTCAGGCGGGCCAAATCCAGCGTCACACTGATGTCGGAGGTGAAATCGGCTCCCAGCGGCGCGGCCAAGGCTTCGATCTGCACGGCCCCGCTCAGATTCTGAATGGCTCCGTCGCGCACGGCATCGGCCCGGAAGGTCAGGCCCAGCAGGCCATGTGTGCCGCCGCCCAGCGCGGGCAGATTCAGCTTGAGGCCCAGCAACTTGTCCTCGTCCTCGTACATGTCGCCCAGATCGAAGGTGAGGGGATCGGAGCCGGGTTTATAGAGGCTCAGCACATCGGCCACCGTGACCCCCGGCGCAGGCGTGAGCGTGACCGTCAGGTTTTGGGCGGCCACCGCTTTCAGCGTTTGCAGTTCTATGCCGAACACGTCGGCGGCGTCGTCGGCGGACTGGATAAAGTAGAAATTGCCGCCAGCCGCGCGGGCCATGCCGATCAGGAGGTCTTCGTTGAAGCCGCTGCCGAAACCGAGGGTGGTGGTGGTCACGCCCGCTTCGGCCTTCTGCGCCGCCGTTTTGGTCAGGACGCCCGTGTTCTGGACGCCCACGTTGGCCTGTCCATCGGTCAGCAGCAGCACCCGGCTGACCACCTGCGGCCCCGCCTGCGCCGCCACGAGTTCCACGCCCCGCAGCCATCCGCCCGACAGGTTGGTTAGGCCGCCCGCCCGAATGCTGGCAATCTTGGCTTTCAGGCCGTCTTTATCGGTTACGCGGGTAGGCGCGATCAGCGTTCTCACCTCGTCGTCATACGTCACCACGCTCAGGGTG includes the following:
- the recD2 gene encoding SF1B family DNA helicase RecD2, coding for MTNALETVRVTGSVNRVRFRSDTGFTVMTATIRNTDGEDPDATVIGVMAPLEAGDTFSAEVVMEEHREYGYQYRVLNMVLEATPADLTEAGIAAYLEARVGGVGKVLAGRIARMFGPATFDILESDPQKLLQVPGVTQSTLHKMVSSWSQQGLERRLLAGLQGLGLSISQAQRAVKHFGEVALERLTADLYALTEVEGIGFLTADKLATTLGMPHDDARRLTAAAVYALQQAAQQGGHSYLPRFRAERGVAHYTRVSAAQATIAVDTAVELGRLSDDTPPLLRGQEDEADKSRIYLPHVLRAEKKLASLIRTLLATPPADDWMVPAGADKGLSEDQARVLHLLEEQRLVVLTGGPGTGKSTTTRAVADLAEKLGLEVGLCAPTGKAARRLGEVTGRSASTIHRLLGFGPQGFRHNHLEPAPYDLLIVDEVSMCGDALMLSLLAAVPPGARVLLVGDTDQLPPVDAGLPLLTLANVAPTVRLSTVYRQAAENPIIRAAHGLLHGQAPEWGDPRLNLTLTDTDGGARRVALMVRELGGPGQVQVLTPMRKGPLGVDMLNQQLQSLFNPGEGGIRIAEGEARPGDMVVQTKNDYTNEVFNGTVGTALKAEGGRLTVDFDGNIVELAGAELFNLQLGYALTVHRAQGSEWHTVLGVLHEAHMPMLSRNLVYTALTRARERFYAAGTASAWQKAATRQREERYTALLERVKAR
- a CDS encoding vWA domain-containing protein, whose amino-acid sequence is MTQNPDAIQVSYSFGQSHLIEGNAAPTDLLVRLRLPQTQAARRPLNLALVIDRSGSMGGSLLKHAIRAAQNVVDGLDAGDTLSVVTYDDEVRTLIAPTRVTDKDGLKAKIASIRAGGLTNLSGGWLRGVELVAAQAGPQVVSRVLLLTDGQANVGVQNTGVLTKTAAQKAEAGVTTTTLGFGSGFNEDLLIGMARAAGGNFYFIQSADDAADVFGIELQTLKAVAAQNLTVTLTPAPGVTVADVLSLYKPGSDPLTFDLGDMYEDEDKLLGLKLNLPALGGGTHGLLGLTFRADAVRDGAIQNLSGAVQIEALAAPLGADFTSDISVTLDLARLRIARAKERAVELADNGKAEEAEAVLRGLIRDLNSAGLQEHFEIAEELEQLEHYAGRIASRRFDNDSRKELRDQSFQGLGRGRADLQGRGVTVDTAVLALPVVDDAAGGIELLCVRDGGRLRVKAVSEGFDSAMNVQFPRALRADGARYVVGGLDTSADGSFYRVTGEIRRVVRPGESDPLQGISIGGGAQTRSRSSASSGVTKAAKTAADLEVTDTSTGGILVQCVKEGSKLRARVVQDGYEPDWNMRFPRSIREDGLLYVVDEVNTAPDGKSYIASGEIRRLVQSN